The sequence below is a genomic window from Lysobacter capsici.
TTTTTCCCGATGAATGTCGAAAAAGCGACCCAGATCATGCTCCATGTGCATACCCGCGGCCGCGGCGTATGCGGGATTTTCACCCGCGAAGTGGCCGAGTCGAAGGTCGCCCAGGTGAACGAATTTTCAAGACTGCATCAGCACCCCTTGCTGTGCACGATGGAAAGGGCCTAAAAGGGAGCTGTCGCACCCGTTGGGGCGGGGCATGGAAAAGCCGGCGAGCGCCCCCACGTAGCGTGCATACGTTCTGGAGGCTACGCCCCATGTTCAGCAAGGATCTCGAATACAGCATCGGCCAGTGCTACAAGCGCGCCCGCGAAGCGCGCCATGAGTACATGACGGTCGAACACCTGCTGCTCGCATTACTCGACAACCCCTCGGCCGAGGCCGTGCTCAAGGCGACCGGCGCCGACTTCCTGCGCCTGCGCAGCGATCTCGAGCAGGCCATCGCGACCTCGGTCCAGGTCCTGCCCGACGATGTC
It includes:
- the clpS gene encoding ATP-dependent Clp protease adapter ClpS, encoding MAKQTEHEHSHGVLVETGKPEVARPPLYSVLLLNDDYTPMDFVVEVLTRFFPMNVEKATQIMLHVHTRGRGVCGIFTREVAESKVAQVNEFSRLHQHPLLCTMERA